The window AGTCCATCCGCAAAACTCGAACAGAATCAAAGCCTTGTCAGATGATTCAAGAAAATCCTTCAAACTCTCTGGAGACTTCAAATGCTTGAGAGGAAGTTCTTCAGGAGGAGATGCCAAATAAGGACGAAGAGACGACAATATATTTAAGGCTCGGAGTTTCCCACGATAGTTATAAGGAACACTATGGTGATAGTACAAAATCGTAATCTCGTTGGTAGCACCAATGGCTTGTGCTAACACCTTCTCTAAGTTTCTGTACACAACCATCAACTTCAACGAGCCATACTCGTCACTAGTATGAACCAGCTGAGTTATTTCATTCTTGAGAGATCTTGACTCGCCACACCCTACAAGATCAGCAATGAAACCAATCAGAAAACAAAGGAGACAGTGAAAGCAACTCCACATGGATGTTCTGAGATTTATGAGGCTTCCAATTACGGATTGAGGCTAAATGAATCAATACAAATCAATTTAGAGCCAAGTGATATTAACCACATCTTGCTAATGCATCACGCCTCAGAGTTTTGAATCAGTGGGAATAAATGATTTGACGAGATATTTGTTCGAGCAGACTCACATTTATACGGAAACTATGCAAAGGTAACGcgagaaacagagagagagggagggagggaAAAGGTACATGGAGTGGTGACGAAGAGGAGGATGTGAGGGTGGAGACGGATCTGAGAAGAGAAGTTTTGCTCCGTGAGGATATCCCATTCGCCATGGCTGCTTGACGGAGGAATGATGGATACGAAGgccaggaggaggaggaggaggagagccGGAGTTCTCATCGGGACGCCGCTCACTCACTCAGTCGTCGCGTCTTCTTCCTTTTCTCGTCGTCGGTGGTGATTCGATTTTATTGGTTGGTTCGGTTTAACAGATCAGATTGATCTCAGAGATCGCATTTTACCGGTTCGGTAGAGGAGATGTGTGTTGCCACGTgtataatcccttatatatattctaattataatattagtaaaaagaaagaaaaaaaaggtcaGACAGCAACTTAGGGTTTTGAGTCTTCGTGTAAGATGGAGCAACTATCGACATTAGATTCTTTTTTACCCAGGGATCTAACCTCTGAGATTCTCTTAAGATTGCCTGCCAAATCTGTTGGGAAATTTCGTTGTGTGTCGAAGCTTTGGTTATCAATCACCACCGATCCATGTTTCATCAAGTCGTTTGGAACTACACGACCAAGTCTTCTACTCTGTTCAATACAAGGTCACAATATGTTTGTTACTCCTTCTATCAGGTCATACTCTTCTTCTCAGCCTTTTTATCCTTATCCTATGAAAGTTCTAGGAGAACATTGTTACTTCCCCCATATGGATTCCGTGCAAGGTTTGATCTGCATTGTAGATGTAGACTCCCTGAAGCCCCTAGTTTGGAACCCTACCATGGGCCAATTATTAGTTTTACCAAAACCCAAATTGAGCTCTAGACATATGAACGTGTTTTTAGGATATGATCCAGTCGAAGGTAAACACAAAGTAGCATGTTTTCCCCAAAGAAAACCATGCCATGTCTGCCGAGTTTTTACCTTGGGATCAGGGCAAGAATCATGGAGGACCGTCAAAACTAACTTTGAGCATAGTGTTGCCGTTGCTTCTGGTCGATGCATCATGGGGGTGATATATTATCTAGCTTTTAAAAGTCAAGGGTCTGATGCGGTTGTTATGAGCTTTGATGTGAGATCTGAAATATTCCATATGATAGAACTACCCTCAAGTATTCATTGGGATTCGCTGATAACTTACAAGGGGAGATTAGCTTGTATTGATGCAAATAATGATAAAAG is drawn from Brassica rapa cultivar Chiifu-401-42 chromosome A05, CAAS_Brap_v3.01, whole genome shotgun sequence and contains these coding sequences:
- the LOC103869422 gene encoding putative F-box protein At3g10240; translation: MEQLSTLDSFLPRDLTSEILLRLPAKSVGKFRCVSKLWLSITTDPCFIKSFGTTRPSLLLCSIQGHNMFVTPSIRSYSSSQPFYPYPMKVLGEHCYFPHMDSVQGLICIVDVDSLKPLVWNPTMGQLLVLPKPKLSSRHMNVFLGYDPVEGKHKVACFPQRKPCHVCRVFTLGSGQESWRTVKTNFEHSVAVASGRCIMGVIYYLAFKSQGSDAVVMSFDVRSEIFHMIELPSSIHWDSLITYKGRLACIDANNDKRLWSLEDATDKHKWSFQDFLSPLYKMFELQGSTHAGEFIYVPFNKSPYIELYDPVGNSWRRLEFEGLEFEGISDDEFGHTKAFTNHTESLMPL